One Kribbella sp. NBC_00662 genomic region harbors:
- a CDS encoding gamma-glutamyltransferase, with product MSGRHPRVAVAAPNEAAAEAGVRVAAEGGNAVDAAIAATLVTMVNEIGVVSPASGGFVTLQVAGGEAVTIDGWVEMPGRGLPSERFGQGVWDITTDYGGGTTTTVGHGSVATPGGMKALDLAHRRAGKAAWREVVQPAIEVARNGFSLSRTSGYYLGFTHEIIFGWHQPSHGVVHDEDGEVIKAGSTVVIPELAEALELIAREGAETMYTGRLAQLLIHDMAANDGILTAEDLAAYEAVVRPALVVKQNGWRLATNPPPAVGGVAAAAMLALLDGVPADGSWNQFEIERLVEVQHAVLGRRLAELDEEDVRRLEGQKLLDLAAAGDLRALTSPSTATVSVVDDEGDACAITVSSGYGSGVLTPGTGIWLNNALGEQELLHGGPHSLAPGTRLTSNMAPSVARRESDGAVLAISSPGSDRIPTALAQVYALYTHGGLSLREAVEHPRLHVRVREDIVVDYEDDLAVSGSTALPTRPMPPHSMYFGGVAAAFWDPTDGLLAVGDPRRTGAVAISP from the coding sequence ATGAGCGGCCGTCACCCGCGGGTGGCGGTCGCGGCGCCCAACGAAGCCGCCGCGGAGGCCGGGGTGCGGGTCGCCGCCGAGGGCGGCAACGCGGTGGACGCTGCCATCGCGGCCACCCTGGTCACGATGGTGAACGAGATCGGCGTGGTCTCACCGGCCTCGGGCGGATTCGTCACGTTGCAGGTCGCGGGTGGTGAGGCGGTCACGATCGACGGCTGGGTCGAGATGCCCGGCCGCGGCCTGCCGAGCGAGCGGTTCGGTCAGGGTGTCTGGGACATCACCACCGACTACGGCGGCGGTACGACGACCACCGTCGGCCACGGCTCCGTCGCCACCCCCGGCGGGATGAAGGCGCTCGACCTCGCCCACCGGCGGGCCGGCAAGGCGGCCTGGCGTGAGGTCGTCCAGCCCGCGATCGAGGTCGCTCGCAACGGCTTCTCCCTGAGCCGTACGTCGGGCTACTACCTCGGCTTCACCCACGAGATCATCTTCGGCTGGCACCAGCCCAGCCACGGTGTCGTCCACGACGAGGACGGCGAGGTGATCAAGGCCGGTAGCACGGTCGTGATCCCCGAGCTCGCCGAAGCGCTCGAGCTGATCGCCCGCGAAGGCGCCGAGACCATGTACACCGGCCGGCTCGCGCAACTCCTGATCCACGACATGGCCGCCAACGACGGCATCCTCACCGCCGAGGACCTCGCGGCGTACGAGGCCGTCGTCCGTCCGGCCCTCGTCGTCAAGCAGAACGGATGGCGCCTGGCGACCAATCCGCCCCCGGCGGTCGGGGGAGTCGCCGCGGCCGCGATGCTCGCGCTGCTCGACGGTGTCCCGGCCGACGGCAGCTGGAACCAGTTCGAGATCGAGCGACTCGTCGAGGTGCAGCACGCCGTGCTCGGACGGCGGCTCGCGGAGCTCGACGAAGAAGACGTCCGCCGCCTCGAAGGCCAGAAGCTGCTCGACCTGGCCGCGGCCGGCGACCTGCGCGCCCTGACCTCACCGAGCACGGCGACGGTCTCGGTCGTGGACGACGAAGGCGATGCCTGCGCGATCACGGTCTCGTCCGGCTACGGCTCCGGCGTACTCACACCAGGCACCGGCATCTGGCTGAACAACGCGCTCGGCGAGCAGGAGCTCCTGCACGGCGGCCCGCACAGCCTCGCGCCGGGCACCCGCCTCACGTCGAACATGGCGCCGAGCGTCGCTCGCCGCGAGAGCGACGGCGCCGTCCTCGCCATCAGCTCACCAGGCTCCGACCGGATCCCGACCGCGCTGGCCCAGGTCTACGCGCTCTACACCCATGGAGGCCTGTCGCTCCGCGAAGCCGTCGAGCATCCGCGCCTGCATGTCCGCGTCCGCGAGGACATCGTCGTCGACTACGAGGACGATCTCGCGGTCTCCGGCTCGACCGCGCTCCCGACCCGTCCGATGCCGCCCCACTCGATGTACTTCGGCGGCGTCGCGGCAGCGTTCTGGGACCCGACCGACGGCCTCCTCGCCGTCGGCGACCCCCGCCGAACCGGCGCGGTGGCCATCTCCCCCTGA